TCCAGAAAACATTAAAGTATATAGAGAACCATCAGTCATTGTATTTTCTTCAAGAAATTGTTTGCAGAGCTCCTGTATCTTGCTCTCCATATAGCCATTGAGAAGTGAGTTAGAAAATGGAGCACTTTGTAGAGTGAtgctcttttctttattttcttcattaTGTACTATACTTAGTATAGATTTCTTATTCAAAACCTCAAGGGAATTTGTAGAACCAGAGGCTATATCTTCAGAAAGCAAAACAGGGCCATCTGGTAATTCAGTGTCAAGGTCCAAGATACAACCTGAATCCATTTTGTTGAGGAAATGGTCTCCTCCAATGTGCAGATCAGGGTAGTTCTTATAAATGCTTTCATACATGCTTGACCATGAAGTATATAAGTCCAGCTGCTTTGAACTTTTATAATAAGACACCGGAATACTCATTGCTGGTGAAGTATCACCTGCAAGGTCACCAATCAGCTGTGGGGAAAGCTGTTCAGCAGACTTGACATTATGATTGGCTTGTATAAAGTTCAACACCTCTCCACTTGCCTTGAACACTTTCGGAGTTCTTTTTTCTGATAGACTCCCATATGAATTTTCAAAGCGACCAGCCTGGGACCCATTATACTCTTGTCCTTTTTTTGATTCTTTCTGCTGGCTTATTTTCAGAATTGTTTCATGATACATAACTGTACTGATAAAAGCTTCAGCCAACATTCTGATGGCAGAATATTTTGCTCTCTGTTAAGACAAAAATGTAGAATTTAGATACAGTGTGAAGAATTTTGACAATCATCCTACTACTGCCACAAATGCAGCAGTAtgggcatgggatccgttatcactcggatttacggaaaggctgtctagactccattttatccaaataatccaatttttttaaaataatttcctttttttctgtaataataaaacagtaccttgtacttaatccagactaagttataattaatccttattggaagcaattcgGTTTAGTTAATGtctacatgtttttttcagttgaaaaagTATAGAGAtcacaattatggaaagatccattatccagaaaatcccaggtcccgcgcattctggataacaggttccgcgcattctggataacaggtcacatacctgtactgaatatgCACCAATGTGTTCCTTTAACAAAGTCCTATTTTCTACTGAAGTCAAATTAAATCATAAAACTGTTCACATTCATATGTAAGTGTGTCAGGACCTGTGATATTTCTGCCCTGCTCCTACAGCTTGAGCCAAAGGGGGCAATGTGGTGTTGGCATTACTCTGACAAAGTTCTATCTGTGATGCTGCCTCTGTGTCAGTCttccctgacacacacacaccctatCCAGCTGCAGGCAATTGCTCAATAAAGGGCTATTTAAACCTGCTTTCCAGAACTGGATCATTGGCCGACCTGCCTTATCTCAGCCTCGTGTTGTGTTACTGATTTGCTTCAGTTCCTGTGGTCCTGTTTCTGACCCTGTTCCTGACCCTGACCCAGCAGCCCTGTTCCTGTCCTGTTCCTGTCCTGTTCCTATCCTGTCTGTGTCCCCTCTGGTATCGGATCTCGAtgtattgacctcggcctgttaacTGACTCTGCAAGTCCTCTGACTGTACCAACTTTGACCTGTTCCGAGTTACGCTTGTCTGCTGTTCGCCCTTGACCCTGGGACTTGTTTTTTGCCTGCCCTCATTTGTGCTTTCTGCAGAGGcgtgtacatttttttattattaaactgaATAGTTACTGAATAGTTCCTCAGCACATCGGCTCCTGTCAGTTTATCATAAACTAATCCTAACAAATAGTCAATTACCTAGTTGCCAATCCTGTTTCTCTGTTCTGTAAGCTGTTCTACAAAGTAGGAATCTGTGTTATAGACCATATAGCATACGTTGggttccctgttttgataataaGCCATGAACCACATTGGTAATATAATATTCTGTAATTACAAGCATAGCAAGTCTCCTGAATTACTCAATACCTCCCTTTGACAAAGAGTCCCTTCTATAAACTCTTTACTTCCTCAAATATCatgtgctctctcattttaaCTTTTGTTGCTCTTTCTTGAATAGAAAGTGGTGTTCCCCTTTCTTTGCTTCTGTGgactcacaaacataccatagTCAAATGCTTTAACCCTGTTCAGCATTTTATTCCAGATAACCTTGCTTACAGAATTTCTGTGTAATTAAGAGAACACCTTTCaggaaaaaactgattttgcaaaaatgtacttttaaagcataaatattGACCATACAACAGTAACACATGAAACAAGTCAGAGGACTTCTCCAAATTAGGAACAGGTAACAACAATATTTTGTTGTTTCGTGAACAAAAGAAATTAGAGAGGGCACTTTAACACATTACTTGCATGGTGCTGGTTACAAATTATAGATAAATAAACACTACAccacagcataaaaaaaaaagtagtaacccCTCAGGAAGGTATAGGACTGAAAAAGATTTTCAATAAAGATAACTTCATTttctacagctatgggatctggaaacccgttatcccgaaatctcagaattacggacTCCATTTCATTAATATattccaaattatatatatatatatatatatatatatatatatatatatatatatatatatatattccaaatttttaaaaattttaaattttaaaaatgattccttttttctctgttataataataataataataataataataataataataataataattacccttattgtaagcagaaccagcctatttatttaatgtttgcatggttttctagtagacatgaaaTGAAGAacaaatttatggaaagatctcccCATGTCcaaagcattcaggataacaggtcccatacctgtatgctaaTATTTTATTAACAGGCTTCAGCTGTCAGATAACTCTGTGGGTATAGTTTAGCAACACCTGTAAACTGCAGGTTTGATAGCCCAAAGATTCTTTGCACTAACCCTTGCTGCAAACCTCCCTAAGGGCCATTCTGTAGAAGAGGAGGTCTATAGATTCTTAGTTTATTTAGAAGAGTGAAATGTTCAGACTGTAACATGAAGTcaaaaggtaaaagaaaaaaaagataaagaaagagTGGAGGCAGTTTAGATTTAAGCTTATTATGTTTAAATTCTAGATTTTCGTAATAATAAATCTATTCCTTACCTTATCTTTGAATTACTACAGGTTAATGCATTATTTCTGTCGGAGTTCTAATCCCTCTGTGTGCAGATAGTCATTGCCTCATGCAAAGTGGAAACATCATTCTGAcctgttccttttttaataacACTTTGCAGAAGTTCTTAGAGATAACCTCTTACTCAACACATGACCAAACACATTTAGCAAGATCTTCATTGACATTTTCCGGCTCTTGAAGGTCACAACCAAAAAATAACCGTCAAGTGTGTCAACTATGCATCAGTTAAAGTGTATTCAACTGAGCAGCTCCACCGTTACCATTTTTTTCTAACTAGAATTGACATTGTTTGTGAATTTAGCACAGTTCTCCTTCAATCCTCTCTCTGCTGCACCTCTCTCTAGACTCACAAAGCCTTCTTTGAGGTCTTGCAGCCTTCACATAGCAGTGCCATCAGCAAATGCAAAATTCTGTGTTATCTAATGCAAAAGTATACCATTGATATATTGTTTACGCTCTTGTACTTGTTGCTATAACACTGGGACAGCAGCAAGTGGTTTAAAAGTGTTTGCGTTTTGGTAGGTTATTTTCACCTACGTCTCAATAGAAAATGAAATAGTTGAGAACAACACATAAGCATGTCTGATTGACTTCAAACTCTTGGATAAAAACCCTTTATACTTTGCTTTGTGCAGAATCAAAGCATCATGGGACATATAAAGGTTTCTGTACACTTCAGAAAAGTACAAGGTatggtacaaagtgcaaaaaaattacaattttcatctgcttttggcactttgcaccctgtcctgaaCTTTTGTAAATTACCCCAGAAAGTGTGTATTTTTGCATTACACCGGTGGGGCATTTATGATCGTTCCCCTGAGCAGATGCAAGAGCAtgctccttagtgctcattcagcaaCACTTCTATGTGGTGGAAGTACTTCACTGTGAACTTTGCATGGGATAAAAATTCTAACATGGGGTGCACATCTGTTCATGAGTGGGCgcaggccagccctgtccttactgccttaCTGTGTGGGAGAGGGGACATCTATGTGCCCCCCCTGCCCCTCTTGAATCAAGGACTGTCAAACACAGGCAGAGCTTTATTTAAGGGGAAAGCAGCAGGCCTCTGTGTCCAAAATGGAGCACGTGGAACTGCAGTAATTCTGTAAaagcagaaaagtaaaaataacagacacataggggcatatttatcaagggttgaatttcgaattgaaaaaacgtcgaaattcaaaaagaccaaccgaaatcaagtcgcagttttttttggtcgaataagtcCGTTTTCAATTGAAtcggtccatattcggccgaattcgaagcAATATCCCGTTCGATTGAATTAggttcaaagttttcccccaaaaaaactttgattgaagtccaccaattgactccaaatgggttctaggaggtcccccataggctaaaacagcaattcggcaggttttagatggtgaatggtcgaagtcaaatattttaatagagagtacatgataaatttcgatattcgaattcaagtACACAAATAAtagcttaaaattcaaattttttgataaatctttgataaatctgccccatattgccCAGATGGAAAACGATTTCTCTTCTGTATTAActtcttcattatattttattttgcttccatatGTGTCCTTTTTTATGTGTCCATGTCTGacttttttagagaaaaacactggacattactagtgatgagcgaattattttgccaggcatgaatttgttgcaaatttctgcatttcaccatctgcggcaaaaattcgcagtGAAAATTTTTCACTGCTACAACAAAGTTGCCATAagaacgtccattgactttaatgcttttggacaaaaaagttgctgagacaaacttgttgctgagacaaaacaGTAATcttaagaaaaacgcccattgacattagggggcagatgtatcaagggtcaaatatcgagggttaattaaccctcgatattcgactgccgaattaaaatccttcgacttcgaatatcgaagtcgaaggattttgcgcaattcgttcaatcaaacgatcgaaggaataatcgtttaatcaaacgattaaatccttcgaatcaaatgattcaaaggatttaaatccatcgttcgaaggattatccttcgatcagaaaattgttagcaagcctatggggaccttccccataggctaacattggccttggtaggttttaggtggcgaactagggggttgaagaaatttttaaagagacagtacttcgattatccaatggtcgaatattcgaacgatttttagttcgaatcgaagtcgaaggtcgaagtagccaattcgatggtcgaagtagccaaaaaaaacattcgaaattctaactattccttcactcgaacttagtgaatgggtcccttggagtgagaaataaaattattgcccattgacttcaatttgatCATAAATTGTCAATTTGTCGCAATTTTTccgcagattcgctcatcactacccataaatacttgtttgaaaatgtaaaatgacatCCTATCAGTTATCACACACTTGGATTGTAGCAGCAGGACACAGTATGGGAAGCcaagtgattttttaaaacatatatatattaaatgtagtTATGCTTTCTCAACTTAATAATTGTTCATGTCATAAAAAAACTCACCTGTACTGTAAACCCAAAGTATAACTGTTGAGGTAGGATTAGTCAAATAtgttttcttaatttatttttgatTGACTCCAACATAGGTCCATGATTGTAATGTCCAAATTACCAAACACTATACTGAGTAGTTTGCACCAGAAAAAGTCTTCTTAAAGTACATTATAGTTCAGGAATCTTAATAAAATGACTCTGCAGAGAAAAGGCTTCCACATAAGCTAAACAAGTGATGGCTCCTGGGATTTGGCCAGAATTCGTacattttcagcaggaatcggataAATCCGAGTGCCTGGCCGAacgaaatcatgtgactttttgtcacacaaacaaggaatttaaaaaatgaggaTTCAACTTCTATTCAGTATTTacctgaatctttcgtgaaggatttggatttgcccaaatcctgaAATCGTgcatcggtgcatccctaaactacaatttaaatttttgggaGTGGGAGGATTGAGTCATTTTTCAAGCAACATTTCTGAGAAACATGATGAATTGGTGAGTATGGAAAGTCGTCATTTTATTGACCAAGATATAAAATGGTTACTGTAGATGTAGGACAAGTGGCAGAGACTTAGAGCAACCAAGCGCA
This Xenopus laevis strain J_2021 chromosome 8S, Xenopus_laevis_v10.1, whole genome shotgun sequence DNA region includes the following protein-coding sequences:
- the XB5776174.S gene encoding uncharacterized protein LOC496297; the protein is MLAEAFISTVMYHETILKISQQKESKKGQEYNGSQAGRFENSYGSLSEKRTPKVFKASGEVLNFIQANHNVKSAEQLSPQLIGDLAGDTSPAMSIPVSYYKSSKQLDLYTSWSSMYESIYKNYPDLHIGGDHFLNKMDSGCILDLDTELPDGPVLLSEDIASGSTNSLEVLNKKSILSIVHNEENKEKSITLQSAPFSNSLLNGYMESKIQELCKQFLEENTMTDGSLYTLMFSGFLMNNVNQISEQISREQNLDHAMAREALLQCLRSSSKISSEFATPVLHISTLDGKKNADTLSTTKSSYCKCP